The DNA window TCAACCCCGAACCAGCAGTCTTCGAGGAAGGGATGCAATTGATAGAGATCGCGAAACGACGTCGCCTCTAGCGGAATCAGATGCTGCTTGGCTCGTACAATGGCATCCATGGGCAATGGAGGCTTGTCTGATTCACTGCGCTTGTAACTGGGTAACTGATCTAACAAACCCTTGAGAACGGTTCTAAGAGGATTGCGGTAGCCGGGCAGAACTATCAACTCACCGTTCTCGTCCTCGTCAGAGCAATAAGTCTCCAAAATCCACTCGAAAAAAGCGGAACAGGCGTTATGCCGTGGTTTTTTTACAGTATCTGCGGTGACATTTATGAAGTTTTCGTACGCTCGCTCATCAAACGGGATATCCCTTGACAGCATGGCTCCCGGGTCGTCAACCAAGCCCAGCTTGTCCACGTAAAATCTAAGGAGTGCTCTCAAATGTGAGTATTTGTTGGATTGGCCTGTACCAGCCTCTACATAACACTGAATGGCTTTCCAAAACTCGGGGTATTTGCTGGTCAGTTCTCGATTAATGGCGTTTTCGTTGCCCAGGAAGTGAGGCCAAGATATCCAATGTTCGGAATAAGTTTTATTCGGCTGCGATGGCAACTTCGGGTCTTTTTCGTAGCCCCTGAAGTATTCCGCACCTGTTTTTAACCCCAAGCATTGAGCGGCTTCGGACGCCTCGGCGAGCGTCGCGTACCTCTTAACGGGGCGCTCAATGCCAAGGTAGCTGTACCAATCATCCCAATCTTCGGCATAGAAGTCGAAGGGACTTACTGTCAGCTTCGGGTCTTGTTTGTAGCCCTCGTAGAATTCCTTCTGTGTTTTGAATCCCAAGCGCTGGGCTGCTTCGGACGCCTCGGCGAGCGTCGCGTACTTTTCTTTGGGACGCTCATTGCCAAGAAAACTGTACCAATCAGCCCAATTTCTGCGATACATTCCGTCGGGATGGCGTGGCAGCTTCGGGTCTTGTTTGTAGCCCTTAAAGTATTCTGTGGACGTTTTGAATCCCAAGCGCTGAGCGGCTTCGGACGCCTCGGCGAGCGTTGCGTACTTCCCATCGGGGCGTCCAGTGCCAAGGAAGTTGTACCAACTACTCCAATCTTCGGCATAAAAGTCGTTGGGAGAACCTGGCAGCTTCGGGTCTTTTTGGTAGTCCTCATAGTATTCCGCCTGTGTTTTTAACCCCAAGCGTTGAGCGGCTTCGGACGCCTCGGCGACAGTGGCGTGCTTCTCACTGGGGCGTTCAGTGCCAAGGAAGCTATACCAATCATCCCAATCTTCGGCATAGAAAACAGAGGGTTGTGATGGCAGCTTCGGGTCTTTTTGGTAGTCCTCATAGTATTCCTGCTGCGTTTTGAACCCCAGGCGCTGAGCGGCTTCGGACGCCTCGGCAAGCGCCGCGTACCTCTCGGGGCGCTCAACGCCAAGAAAGCTATACCAATCATCCCACTCTCCGGCATAACTTCGTTGGGGATTCGATGGCAACTTCGGGTCTTTTTGGTAGCCCTCATGGTATTCGGTGCGTGTTTTGAAGCCCAATCGCTGAGCGACTTCGGACGCCTCGGCGAGCGTCACGTATTTTTCTCTAGGGCGCTCATTGCGAAGGAAGTTGGGCCAATCAGCCCAATCTTCGGCATAGTGTTTGTCGGGAGCTGCTGGCAGCTTCAGGTCTTTTTTGTAGCCCTTGTTGTATTCATCTCTTATTTCGAATCCCAAGCGTTGAGCGGCCTCGGACGCCTCGGCGACAGTGGCGTACTTCTCACCGGGGTGTTCAGTGCCAAGGAAGCTATACCAATCATCCCAATCTCCGGCATAGAGTTGGTTGGGATTTGCTGGCAGCTTCGGATCTTGTTTGTAGCCCTTCTTGTATTCCGGCTGCGTTTTGAATTCCAAGCGCTGAGCGGCTTCTGAGGCTTCGGCGAGCGTGGCGTACTTAGTTGCCATGAGTGAGTCCTTTCTTGATTGGAGAAATTAAGCCGTGCTCGGGCGACAATCTGCTCAAATGCGCACGCATCTGCTTATCAGTGAGTTCGGTGTAGACCTGCTGACTTTCTATCGATTTATGGTGTAGGGCGTTTTTAATGATCAGAGAATCAGCGTTTGCATCAGCCAGAGCTTGCCCATACGAGTGTCGGTGGGCGTGTGCTGTCGTTCCCGCTTCTTTTGAAAACGGTAAACCAATTCTCTCAACGGCTCTTTTAAGCGATTGGTTATAGCCTTTGATTGAGTGCGGAGCGCCTGATTGCGTCGTGAATGCAAACGGATGTTTACCGCCATCGGGGTATCGCTGGTAGGTCAGGTAAAGCCGCCAAAGGTCGTTAAAGGTTTCACCAGCACTTCTTGGAAACCACCAAACCTGAAGAAAGTGGCGACTTTCATTGTCCTCTTTGGGCGCTTTCCAACCTGCATGCAGCGTATGGGATTTCGAATATTCAAATCGCGGTTGCATCCCATACTTGTTGAGCAACTCTTCGCGCCTGCTGGGGCCGTTTGGACGGGGCCGCCCTTTATCGGGATGAAAAATTTTGACCAGTGCGGTTCCGTCCTCCCACGGCACGACATCTTCTACCCAAAGGTGAAAGCAC is part of the Marinobacter sp. JH2 genome and encodes:
- a CDS encoding VPA1269 family protein produces the protein MATKYATLAEASEAAQRLEFKTQPEYKKGYKQDPKLPANPNQLYAGDWDDWYSFLGTEHPGEKYATVAEASEAAQRLGFEIRDEYNKGYKKDLKLPAAPDKHYAEDWADWPNFLRNERPREKYVTLAEASEVAQRLGFKTRTEYHEGYQKDPKLPSNPQRSYAGEWDDWYSFLGVERPERYAALAEASEAAQRLGFKTQQEYYEDYQKDPKLPSQPSVFYAEDWDDWYSFLGTERPSEKHATVAEASEAAQRLGLKTQAEYYEDYQKDPKLPGSPNDFYAEDWSSWYNFLGTGRPDGKYATLAEASEAAQRLGFKTSTEYFKGYKQDPKLPRHPDGMYRRNWADWYSFLGNERPKEKYATLAEASEAAQRLGFKTQKEFYEGYKQDPKLTVSPFDFYAEDWDDWYSYLGIERPVKRYATLAEASEAAQCLGLKTGAEYFRGYEKDPKLPSQPNKTYSEHWISWPHFLGNENAINRELTSKYPEFWKAIQCYVEAGTGQSNKYSHLRALLRFYVDKLGLVDDPGAMLSRDIPFDERAYENFINVTADTVKKPRHNACSAFFEWILETYCSDEDENGELIVLPGYRNPLRTVLKGLLDQLPSYKRSESDKPPLPMDAIVRAKQHLIPLEATSFRDLYQLHPFLEDCWFGVDPQLIDDNDPNCIYRVVKKERKRGRKRYFEEMHELWSPVKIVANYTLLSIPLRGQQICWLDSGEGDEFVPLWRDGKVHWIENPSPLATRKRNKGFIQKGNNDGELSAYITTNKTGKKLGGYDIPFMPEDLAYWIIQLREWQSKYNPIEELTLWTQINPQQRIHKDILKRRGKQSFLFRDPASHACDEKASPMRTTTAFTRTLPALLFHSQRPGADLAEKIEKKSSVDYKSQFTPHALRVSLITAYIVDGRAPIAVISKLVGHSSLVMTIYYTKVGASKMRLEMAAAEKRALEQSHYRYEDLILQKKIEEARPELIATDRSIMDQCLTPNWPSGAFQLMSFGICPMSGNKCDEGGMALVERKVEAQYAPVPNGYLGTRNCPQCRFFITGPAFLGGLSAIANEIILEINVTRNEYHELEEKRQTLDDERYDAESSGQFFGKERTLKKITSAYEEKAKKLDMLLTDLQHLYRLISQSTELLKTSETGQHQLIVSGNYVEMEMHLEEQSSEFRLLAEVCANAEIYESASASRARPLLSQMLDKLADTNGIAPAIFRLTEDQQLKAANQVVRLIMQVTQNNWHVADQLINGQITLEDLAEPLQLGDVRQEIESAMNGSLKFPLEIESCNE